From Populus alba chromosome 16, ASM523922v2, whole genome shotgun sequence:
GGCGTGCAccaaaacaattaataattttctttagtTACAAGGTTGATCATACCAATGGAAACTTGATTGGTCTTTAaacatattgtttattttaaaaaaatgctattAAACAATTTCACAATGTCATTAAACAATATCAAAcaactaatttaaattgaagaacaaatttaatataatgtaaaaatcaattaaattatctaTACAAATCAATTACAAGTTGTAGGTGGAGGGGGAGGGGAGGGGGAGGAGAATCTTGTTAAGGTCTGTAGGGTGAGTATAATGATCGGAAAGTATGCCTTTATCTTCTataactggtttttttttttttttgctcttcataCGTTGCCTCCAGTTTAGCCCTCGAAGCATTAGCTCATTGTTCAACTAACCTTCAACGACTAGTGATGGTTGACTCGAGCCGGATTATGGGTTGCCTACAGTCAAGACACTATAACTCGATTTCATATCTTGAGTtgtagttatatatatatatcgtaaACCTAATTCCTATTAGATCCATCGGTTGCTCCAGCCTCCCACCATAAATTCAGATCATATTCCTAGTAAATTGAAGGGTCCTCTCCATATTTGGCATGCTTGgcaacattatattttttctatatcaaagaaaaacaagttaaaGATATGGATGGAAAAACATTAGTCCAAACAATGTACAAAAGGTTTTAAAGTCTACTTACAATAAACACCTCGACCCAACTATCAACAAATTGTTGCACCCCTTTCCATCTATCCTTCATCTGTATATGTGTTTCCATATAAAACTCTATTGAAGTAAGCTCGTGTCCAAGTTGTGTAGACTGTAAAATAAATTAGTACTTAAACCTTATCACAAATAATAACTaccatttgaagaaaaaaaatttaaaaataaataggctcTTATCATGCATTTTGCATGGTTAATGAAAAGAAGTGACCTTTTAGTATGCTTGATAATGGAACTGCGGGCATCATTGTTTTTGTTCAAGGACCCATTTTGTGACAGTCTTTTAAAAGTGTCCAATGTAAATAACTTTAAATATCTCCCATTTACTGTTTGTGATGTGGGGAGGTTTACAATTCTTCCAAACATCACCTGACTCAACATGTCTTATAGCATATGTGTGGGTGTTATGCCAAAACTCTCACAACTTGGTTAAAAACTCattgaacaaattttttttttatgaaaaacgaTTACTATCATATAAAAAGCATATTCATCCCACCAAATTTTTCCTTGAAATCATTTTCATAaactaattagtttttaaattttaaaaatatcctttATCCTCTAAATGTATTGATTAAATACTAACCTTGAACTTCCCCTACCAAGCCTCAACTATAGACCTCCATTCTAGATGATCTTGAAACTGACTCGATTGAAAAAGAGGTTTTTTCATCGCTTTCATCATTGATGTTATTGTTCTAACAGCTTCCACATTTGTAAActtgaaaatgaaataattaactACAAGCTATATAAAcacataaatattaatttaatgttatattTGAACAAAATTAGATTTTCTTACATGTTTAAATCTGGCATCCATTCTGCAATTAACTTGCCAGAATATGGATCCCTGGTAGATAAGACCCCAGATCTGCTACCGACAGTCAATAAGCCAACATCGTTAAATGGTACATCATGTGTCTCTTCATGATCGACACTTAAATAAAACGAAGGGTCAAGaacattattgtttgattatgCAGTACTACTCTGTTTTGACCTTATACTTTTTATCGGcatctaaataatataattaaataacttagaatatttaattaaaaactcaatcaatggtttgtgtttttttaatgcatttatcCATTTATAACAAGATTCCAGCAGCACCTTCTTTATACGAGACCTAACCCAACACATGTATACACACCAAATGAACCATGATATCTCCATTCTAAATAAAGATATACTAATGATAGCAAAATGTAATGATTCTTAGTAGCTTTGTCTTTTCATTTGCATCAGCAAAATATggctaaaccaatatttttgaaGCTCTTAACTTCAAGCTTAGTAATGAACTAATTGCATAGGAAACCACTGAACCTTCAGTACAATTAGAACTTCTCTCCCAACTAGAGGGGAAGATTCAAGGCTCGAATAGCAAAAATGTAGTTTTAACTCAACCATTGaatgaaagataaaagaaattaaagcatAGCAGAGAtatttttccaaatattttCCACACATTCacattatgaaaaaaaagattacCATATATAAGCAATACATACATCGCAGAATTAATACTATCGTAAAACAAGATTCTCAAATAGCACATGCTTATATTGAGATGATACATAAATTATAGTGATGAGAAAGTAATTGATCATATATTTtctcaacacattaaaatacttATATGCTAATAAAAGATCGTCctcaaaaactcaaataaaacacaaatactCATGGTCAATAACTTAGAAAATAACATAGTGCTTTTCAATCTAAACAGATACTAAAGTCTAAACATTAATTTACATGATTTCCCTTCATATTAGCTAAATAACTctcaacaaaacataaaacaccACCTTTGCTGCATTCACCTACGAGAATTCATAAAACGACAATAAAtgtattttgatgcattttgatatgtttcttATCTAACCACCTCTTTTAATGCATTTTGTTATGTTCCTAATCTAACCTAATTTAACAGCAACACCTGCGAGAATTCATAGAACTTATGTCATTCTTCAACAATAATATATTCATAACTTAAAAATCAACAACTCATTTAAAACCATATTCTTCAACAATAAACACTTGATAgatgtaaaaaaacacaatgcCTTATTGAATGACAATAAATGTATTAActatacaataatattttatatctaaaatgAGTTCAAATCCCATGTTTAATTTGAATCCCCATCATCTTTATGTACATCATCATCTTCGTCGTTGAACTGAAATTGTTTGATCTTTTCATCTTTATCAATATTAGTATGTCCATTAGTactcaatatatattatttaacttttcaatatcaatataaatGTAAGTATTCCAGTGACATGAAAATGGGAATTCTCTTCTAACTCAGTAGATGGagaaactcaacatggatcaaCTGACTCATCTATTTGAAATACATCTTCTACCCTACTTTCTTCATCTTTACCATAGTTTACAACTTGGACATGACTCCTAGGTTTGGGTTTTATAGTGGATAACTAATCAACTCTTGTacaatcatttttaaataaaagagtatgtgtaatatattttttgacattgtttggtaaatacaaaaatatcatgAATGTTATTAagtttacctttttttttttattaattctaattaaaccAAGTGATAATCTACTCTAATTACTCTATCGGTATCATAATAtcgtttgaattaaaaaaaaaaaaactatattttacaCCCTATGATATTACAATTCAATCACCTCTTCTAACTTGTcataataatcaacttcaaaGAAAGTTGATATCTTAACACAAACCCCACTATTATAGGAATTTCAACCCTCAACATAATCTTTAATATAGAAGACATAGccactaacaaaatacatgttaTAACACTGGATCTTTCATTCTAAACCCAaagaaagtaattttaaaatttcagtaTTGCCTCTCATGTTGTACACGTAGTTAAAGATAACAACcattaatagtaaaataaataaatgtattcttattacaattataaaataattaaaaacgtACTTGTTTTTTAAACCTCATTATGAATTGTTCatcttatatttgaaaaatttaagCTTTAGTAAGATTtggattttgaaataataataattgataatgTTGTCTATATGAAAGTTACTATGAATTTAGCCTAAATGagaatacaaaagaaaataactcaagactataaaattaatttactatACAAAAGGCCTCAATTCACTATAGttaaataacacataattatgtattatatatatatatatatatatatatatatatatatatatatatatattcgatgTTTGTCAAATATCTTCTTGAAGCTGTATTCTTCAACAATGATCATCTAGGATTAGAGAATATTGAAATCTCTTCAATAATATAAGCCGCACATATAAATGATCAACATGtgtcttgtttttaattttttttttcttgaggttAAACAAGTACTACATAAAGGTAAACATAAACATATATTCATTGAAACAAAAAGTTTAAGAAACCACATTATACATTTATGTTGAATGTTATTCCTAGTCTCTCAAAAAGATACATCCATTTGTATTGCATAGgctttttaacttttgtttcatATGTTAAGTGTGTAGGCAAATGTTCCATTGGATCGAAGAAAGATGGAGAAAAGATTATCTCAAGGTATATTTGGTATCAACGATgcttttttcaagttatttcatgtgTTGTGAATGCAACTTGTTTAAGcaaaaatctctaaaaaaataattaatctcaaTGGGTGCATCCTTTATCTCTtggtgtttgcataaacacatgaaaatcatgattctttatTCCATACAATTTTCATTACTTTAAATTCATCTATCTAGCTATGTTCGAAGTATATCCGTCAAAAAATCACAAACTCTTAAGTCATTCGTAAATaagaaattgtgattttttatctaAGACATATGTTGCTTCAAGCTTTACGATACATACCCCATCATTAAACAACTTTATATCCTGATGATCATAAAATAAAGCTATATCTATCTAGTTcttatgttatattttattttttctttgacatcCATGattgtgttaaaaatattttcaaacatattcTTCTCGATAAACATGACATTCAAATTATAGCGAAgaacattaatctttcaataagGAACCTctcaaaaaaacactttgattaAACCAATTATAGGTCACACTAAAACTAAGAAACTTCTACTTACCgaattgaaaatcaaatccAATATCCTTATACTATGATACTACATCATATAATTCTTCACTCGAAAGTATCGATGGTGCAACATTCCTTTCAActttaccttttaaaaaaattcctttctattttttctatatcaATGACAACTTGGCAAGAACCTCcagtgataattaaaaaaaaaaaaaaaagctctacCATCCTTCATTAAGGTGATGGCCTTATTGTTTTCCATACAATGTGGATAAACTAATTTTCTATGTTTACTCCATCCTGAACCATCtcatatatagaaaaatcatgTATAGTTCACATCAAAGCTatctttatttgaaaattttatttccatGATACATCATACATCATACATCAAAGCTCTAGATAACTATAACGGTTTCAACTTATCAATCAATAGTTGAAGACAAGCATCTATATTTCTACCTGGACTATAAGGATCAAGTATTActatagataaaatataaactctAGCCTCATACACGTCTCCAATAGAAATTGTTAAACTTTTAATATGAtcagccaacaagaataggatGCAGCAAATGACCTAATAGATGAAACCTATTTGTACATAAATCAAGACACACATTGTAATTTCATTGAAAACTAAGGATGCACTCTATTAAACTGCTTGAGAAATTCACAATCAGAATGATGCACCATTACTTCATCCTCCGCATCATGAGAATGATGTCATGTTATGTGCTCGAATGTTTTCGAAGACATAAATAACATTTGCAACatataaatgaatgaaaagtattttaattttgtccttAACAAACTTACTATGGATCAAggtatttttttggtaaaaataagtaaaaattcaaatttcaatatatttttacctaaaaaatataaagaaaatctaaaaagcTCAATAATCCCATTAACAACTTCAAAATACCCTTTAATATGCTTAAAACCTCAAATGATctctaaattgtttttgagCCTAGATCTACCTTTTCAGCATGATTAAATACACAAAATCACCTTCATGGAACCATTCTTATAAACACAAACCCATAGATatcaaaattgttattttttattgatggaaTTTGGTTGTTCAAAATCTTTTTCTCTCATTTATCCCCTAattactctctctctcctcttcaaACTTTCAAGGACTCCACGTgaagaaaataaacttttatgatTGAATTGTAAACTTTGCAAACTATGGaaaccaaaatataaataaagacaaAGTGCATAGTGaatgaatgaataataaattagaaGTGTGTGCACGTTGAATTTAGAacagttaaaaataatattataatttaatataataataatataatgatgaGTCCTTGGAGCGAATCGGTCCTCAACGTGACCCCTATAATCAAATTGGCCcataaatcatcaaaatctaaaaacGGCAGCGTTAATGTCCGTTCGTTCTTCCTGTACAAAAATTGGCACATACATCTCCTTTTTCTCCGCTCCAAGCCCAGGGTTTTGCACTGTTTCCCCCTCCTTTTATCACCAGGGTTTTAGGTTTTAGCCTTCTCGTTCGGATAAAATGGAGTCAGTTGCTAGACTGCACTGCCGTCACCAACCCTTTAATCTCTCACTCAATCCCCACCGTCCATCATTTCCAAAACCCATCATTTCCCTCTCCTTCAAAACCCCACCTCCCTCATCATCGTCACCCTTCAAACTCTCCTCTGCCTCCATCagagcctcctcctcctcctcctcctcctcctcccgcATCATTCCACTCAATAAAAACCTTGGCACCATCATCAAAACCACTTCAATCACTCTCACCGCGGCAGCCGCTTTATTCTTCACTCGCCTCCATATCAAACCAGCAATCGCCTCCCCGCTTACCGCGTCATCCACAGTAGACCCCACAAAGGAATCTTCGAAAGAAAATGTTTCGTATGAAGAACAGGAGAGAGCTCTTCAAGATTATCTGTCTCAAAACCCCAATGATATTGAAGCTCTACGGTCTCTCATGGAGGTGAGGATCAAATCAAAGAAACTTCTTGAAGCAATTGAAGTTGTTGATCGATTAATCGAGCTGGAGCCAAATGAAGATGAATGGCCATTGTTGAAATCACAAATTTACACTTACAGTGGAGATTTTGAGTCTGCTAAAGATGGGTTTGAAGCGATTTTACAAAAAGATCCACTTCGCGTGGAGGCTTATCATGGCCTTGTAATGGCGAATTCGGAATCCGGTGGTTCCTTGGAAGTTGTGTTGAAAAGAATAGAGAGTGCAATGGataaatgtaaaaaagaaaagaagaattcGGATTTGCGGGATTTTAAGTTGTTGGTTGCGCAAGTTAGAGTAATGGAGGAGAAGTATCTTGATGCATTGAAGGTTTATGAGGAGTTGGTGAAAGAGGAACCGAGGGATTTTAGGCCGTATTTGTGTCAAGGGATCATTTATACTCTGTTGAGGAAGAAAGATGAAGCGGAGAAAAAGTTTGAGCAGTTTAAAAAGCTTGTTCCGAAGAATCATCCTTATAGGGAGTATTTGGTTGATAATATGTTTGCTACTAAGTTCTTTTCGGACAAGGTAGAGAGGGAGAGGAGTTGAGGGGTGTGGCTATATGCGATGAGGATGAGGATAATGACAAGGTTGTAACTTATTTCTTATtgcttttagtttgattttggtttggattttgTTAAATGAATTGGATAGTGGTTAGTTAAGATTTTAATTGCCATGCTGATAGGAGGAAGTGTCCATGAATGACTATCAGTCTCAAAAtgtttctaatttaaaaatgaagatGATAATGCATATGCTAGTTATTTGGGGAAgaagctttttatttatttgttatggtATTGCATATATTTATGTCTTTGGTAAAGTAGCATCTACTTAGAGCTCAAATGTTTATGACGTGGACATGAAAGTCTAGCTAATATGCAAATTTTTTAGGGAATGCATTATAGTGAATTTGTGGCTTTGTAGAAATGACCATTGTGCAGTTGAAAATTTATCTTCTAACTTGTTGAGTCTTTACTATTTTGTACGAGCATCAAGGTATTATTGATTGCTGATGTATGTTCTGTCAAGATTATACCATTGCAAAATCATTTAGTTGTTTGCTACTTGGCTGAGGAGGATGAAATACTTTCATGTTGTGTGTATTTGGAGGATAAAATACTTTCATGCTGTGTGTATTTTGAACTTCATTAGCTGCATTAGCAAGAAAAAGGTACCCATTTTCCCTTGTATTGGGTGAGCCaattaggcttttttttttttatgctagttCTTATTTTATCTGAACCTGAGTGTTGCCAACATTCAGAACAATGGCCATGTTAATCATCAGAAACCAGCTTCTCATTTCCCTTTGCTTGCTTTTCTGCATGCTCGTGAAGTGCTGAATTACTCCATGTGACCTGTTAATTCCTAATTATTCCTCAgccaaattcaacaaaaaatagataaataaataaaaccttcaTTATCATGACATGACATTCTCTTCTCAACTTGCCAAGTAGAAGCAAGTGCAGTTCTTCATAATAAATGTTCCAGGATAAAACTACACTGGCCTTGTTGCTTCTCTTTTTCTCCCCTGCAGTAAATTTTAGTCCTGCTATTGCAATAAATTTCTTTTAGGTGAGAACACAGAGTGAATTCCAAAACCTTGTAGTGGTTGTTAGATCCACCTAACAATTCTTATGTGCTAATTCAAAAACTGTTAGCCTTTGTGGTACTTGGAAATGGGCATCAAAAGTGCCTTTTTGAAGATGTGGTGAATATCCTGGATTAGAGGCTATATTTTGCTTGCAGGCTATTTattgtcttttaaattattgttcacTCAGATATGTGGTGTTTTAGTTTTTCTCCATGGTGCTTTATGTGTACTGTGTATTATCAACTTGTTAAATAGGACTGAAAAAGCCATTTCTTAAGTACAAAGTTGGCTGTAGGAGGAACTTTTAAATGGCTTTGTGCCATGAGCTTCTTCTTTGATTGCTGAACATACATGTCAGGCTTGTACTAAGGTGTTGAAGGGATCTACCGTCTCTGTAAATGCcctgtaaagaaaaataatgaggCTGAGTGAATTTGAACTCTGTAACATATAGGGTAGGCAAATGCTGGAGTTTGCATTACGGTGTCTTTACTATTCTTGGCAAACTTGGGGTGATCAAGCTTTGCCAGGGCGGTTTGTACTTGTGCTTTCCACTTAGCTTATCTGTTAGTAACTACATGTATTTTCTCACTGAAATTTCAGATTGTTCAGGTATCATTTAGTGAAAGAATCTTTTATTTGGTTAAAGTCAAAGCTAAAATGTCATGTTAATCCAATGATTATAGAGAATATATGACCATAAAGAATTCAAGTTTTAGAGCCTGCAATTCATTTCAGTTCCATGTGCCACTGGCCTTTGGGATGGTTGAATTGGTAGTCCGCAAGCTTGTGTTGTTAACAACTAGttaattcatataaaatgaTTCATGAGTATCTCAATTTTCCTGTAGCAGTGCATTCTCATGGTAGATGCTATTTATTAGGTACATAATTTTTTCTACAAAACAGATTCACTTCTTAATGCCCTTTCCTTTGCATGGATGCTGTAGAATTTTAAAAGAAGTTTTGATTTCCTCAAGTGATTTTATTTCCTGGTCTGTATAGGGAATATTTGATTGATAACTTGCTTGCAACTAAGTTCTTTCTGGAGAGAGTAGAGAGCAAGAAAATTGAGCCCAGTAGTTTAGAATAATTGCTGAACGAATTGAGGTATGGGTAACATCAAGGTAGAAATTtctgtgtttatttatttatattttttgtgtgtgtttgtagtTTGGTTTAGCTAAATACCTTGATAGTCAGAGGGAGTTACAGTGGATGACTGCCTGTCCCTGAATTCTGGTAGTTACTAGTGGAATGGTACTGGATATGCTAGTTAAATAGGTGAAGAGACATTGCATTTTTGTTAGGGACAATGTAATGACAATGAAACTTTCTATAGGTATGAAGTTTCACTTCTCCAAAAACTTGATGTGTGTGGGGGGTGGCTTGCTCCCACAAATTATAGGCCACCCGTGCTTATATTTATGGCTTTGGTGCTGTAGCATCTAATTAGAGTTTGAATGGAAATTGAAGTCTTTCATTATACCTTGTATGCAAATGTATGTGGAAatgcttgattttgaatttatctttttagaAATCATCAGTATTCAGATTCAGAATTTGTGGTATTTATCAGTGATGTTGCATGTCCTGGTGAGAACAATGAGTACAAAGCATTTGGTTCTTTTATACTTGGTTGATACTTGAGATGGTCAGAAAATACTCCATTTGTGTGCATTTTGAACTTCATCAGGCTGAAACAACAAGATGAAGTACATTTTTATTGGCTGATGCAGTTGGGCATCCTCATTGATGCTAGATTGTCTTCTCTGAACCTGGCTTTTCAGTCACTCAGTCCAATAGCTACGTTATTCATTACAAACACTTTCTTCCTCCATTATGCTTGATCTTCTACATGCCCTTGAAGGGCTATGTTACTCCATCAACCAATTATTCCTAATCATCCCTCAGCCAAATTCAACAGAGAAATTCTTCAGAATCATGACCCGGCATTCTCTTCTCAACTTGCTATAGTAGGACAAATTGCAATGCAATCCCTGTAATAAAGGGTCAAGCATTCAACCATGTTGGCCTTGTTATTTCTAGCTTTTCATGCTTCCCAAAAATCGTAGTGGTCCTATTGTCAACTAAAGATTGAACTCCACTTTTATAATGACTCAGAGTGAATTCTAATTCCTATACTTTCTGCATTATATCTGGATGAGAATTTGGGTGAGCTAGTTTTCGTGTTTCTGGGCATTGTGTGCTTCTAAGTGCTTTTTAGGAGATGCCTTGTATATTAATGCATTCGAGTAATTCAGCTATTTATTATCTTTGACTCTTCTGTGCATGGAAGCA
This genomic window contains:
- the LOC118062672 gene encoding protein SLOW GREEN 1, chloroplastic — encoded protein: MESVARLHCRHQPFNLSLNPHRPSFPKPIISLSFKTPPPSSSSPFKLSSASIRASSSSSSSSSRIIPLNKNLGTIIKTTSITLTAAAALFFTRLHIKPAIASPLTASSTVDPTKESSKENVSYEEQERALQDYLSQNPNDIEALRSLMEVRIKSKKLLEAIEVVDRLIELEPNEDEWPLLKSQIYTYSGDFESAKDGFEAILQKDPLRVEAYHGLVMANSESGGSLEVVLKRIESAMDKCKKEKKNSDLRDFKLLVAQVRVMEEKYLDALKVYEELVKEEPRDFRPYLCQGIIYTLLRKKDEAEKKFEQFKKLVPKNHPYREYLVDNMFATKFFSDKVERERS